The following coding sequences lie in one Glycine soja cultivar W05 chromosome 16, ASM419377v2, whole genome shotgun sequence genomic window:
- the LOC114390277 gene encoding receptor-like protein EIX2 codes for MSCYFLKLFYALLLLLLHAAGSILGFNSLPNSAEIKCIESERQALLNFTHGLIDGYGMLSTWRDDDAKRDCCKWKGIQCNNQTGHVETLHLRGQDTQYLIGAINISSLIALENIEHLDLSNNVFEGSIPSDLGKLKHLQYLDLSDNDLDGELPYQLGNLSQLRYLDLGENSFSGALPFQVGNLPLLHTLGLGGDFDVKSKDAEWLTKLSSLTKLKLSSLHNLSSSHHWLQMISKLILNLRELRLFDCSLSDTNIQSLFYSPSNFSTALTILDLSSNKLTSSTFQLLSNFSLNLQELYLGLNNIVLSSPLCPNFPSLVILDLSYNNLTSSVFQGGFNFSSKLQNLYLGSCSLTDRSFLMSSSFNMSSSSSLVSLDLSLNLLKSTTIFYWLINSTTNLHKLFLYNNMLEGPIPDGFGKVMNSLEVLDLSGNKLQGEIPSFFGNMCALQSLDLSNNKLKGEISSLFQNSSWCNRDIFKRLDLSYNRLTGMLPKSIGLLLELEDLYLAGNSLEGDVTESHLSNFSKLKDLTLSENSLSVKLVPSWVPPFQLSSLELRSCKLGPTFPSWLKTQSSLNSLDISDNGINDSVPDWFWNNLQYMGDLNMSFNYLIGSIPNISFKLRNRPSVHLNTNQFEGKIPSFLLQASVLILSENNFSDLFSFLCDQSTAANFDTLDVSHNQIKGQLPDCWKSVKQLVFLDLSSNKLSGKIPMSMGALVNMEALVLRNNGLMGELPSSLKNCSSLFMLDLSENMLSGPIPSWIGESMHQLIILNMRGNHLSGNLPFHLCYLNRIQLLDLSRNNLSSGIPSCLKNLTAMSEQTINSNDTMSNIYGNDKSSFGIYGYIFRDYTLDITWMWKGVERGFKDPELELKSIDLSSNNLMGEIPKEVGYLLGLVSLNLSRNNLSGEIPSQIGNISSLESLDLSSNHISGRIPSSLSEIDYLGKLDLSHNSLSGRIPSGRHFETFEASCFEGNIDLCGEQLNKTCPGDGDQTTKEHQEPPVKGDDSVFYEGLYMSLGIGYFTGFWGLLGPLLLWRPWRIAYMRFLNRLTDYVYVCLW; via the coding sequence atgagTTGTTATTTTCTGAAACTATTTTATGCACTTTTGCTGCTTTTATTGCATGCTGCAGGATCCATTCTTGGATTCAACAGCCTTCCCAATAGCGCAGAAATTAAGTGCATTGAGAGTGAGAGACAAGCACTCCTCAACTTCACACATGGCCTCATAGATGGCTATGGCATGCTCTCTACATGGAGGGACGATGACGCTAAGAGAGACTGTTGCAAATGGAAAGGCATTCAATGCAACAATCAAACTGGTCATGTTGAGACACTTCATCTCCGTGGTCAGGATACACAATATTTGATAGGTGCAATCAATATCTCTTCATTGATTGCCCTTGAAAATATTGAACACTTGGATCTCAGCAATAATGTTTTTGAAGGGAGTATTCCTTCTGATCTTGGAAAGCTTAAACATTTACAATATCTTGATCTAAGTGATAATGATCTAGATGGGGAACTCCCATATCAACTTGGAAATCTCTCGCAGTTGAGGTATCTTGATCTTGGTGAGAATTCATTTTCGGGAGCACTCCCTTTCCAGGTTGGGAATCTTCCTTTGTTGCACACTCTTGGACTTGGTGGCGATTTTGATGTGAAATCTAAGGATGCAGAGTGGTTGACTAAGCTTTCTTCATTGACAAAACTTAAGCTAAGTTCACTACACAACCTTTCCTCTTCTCATCACTGGCTACAAATGATCAGCAAGCTTATTCTAAACTTAAGAGAGTTGAGGCTATTTGATTGTTCTCTTTCAGATACAAATATTCAATCTCTGTTTTATTCACCTTCCAACTTTTCCACTGCTCTTACCATCCTTGATCTTTCTTCAAATAAGCTCACATCCTCAACATTTCAACTGTTGTCAAACTTTAGCCTTAATCTTCAGGAGCTTTATCTTGGTCTTAATAACATTGTTTTGTCATCTCCTCTCTGCCCAAACTTTCCTTCTCTTGTGATCCTTGATCTTTCCTATAATAATTTGACATCATCAGTCTTTCAAGGTGGTTTCAACTTCAGCTCAAaacttcaaaatctttatttggGAAGTTGTAGTCTTACTGATCGAAGTTTTCTTATGTCATCTTCTTTCAATATGagttcttcatcttctcttgtttcCCTTGATCTCTCCTTAAATCTGTTGAAATCAACAACTATATTTTACTGGCTCATTAACTCTACCACCAATCTTCATAAACTTTTCCTTTATAATAACATGTTAGAAGGTCCCATTCCAGATGGATTTGGGAAAGTAATGAACTCTCTTGAAGTTCTTGACCTCTCCGGTAACAAACTGCAAGGCGAGATTCCATCTTTCTTTGGTAACATGTGCGCATTGCAGAGTTTAGACCTCTCAAATAACAAGTTGAAAGGGGAAATTTCTAGCTTATTCCAAAATTCTTCATGGTGCAACAGAGACATATTTAAGAGGTTGGATTTATCTTATAACCGGTTGACTGGCATGTTACCTAAAAGCATTGGATTGCTATTAGAGTTGGAGGATCTTTACTTGGCTGGGAATTCTTTGGAGGGTGACGTCACTGAATCCCATCTTTCtaatttttccaaattaaaagACTTGACCCTATCAGAGAACTCGTTGTCTGTGAAATTGGTCCCGAGTTGGGTTCCTCCATTCCAATTAAGTTCATTGGAACTCAGATCTTGCAAGTTGGGCCCCACCTTTCCTAGTTGGCTCAAGACTCAAAGTTCTTTGAATAGTCTTGATATTTCTGATAACGGGATTAATGACTCTGTACCAGACTGGTTTTGGAATAACTTGCAATATATGGGAGATTTAAATATGTCTTTCAATTATCTCATTGGTTCAATTCCTAATATATCATTCAAGCTTCGTAACAGACCGTCTGTACATCTGAATACAAATCAGTTTGAGGGTAAAATTCCGTCATTTTTACTACAAGCTTCCGTGCTGATTCtctctgaaaataatttttcagatTTGTTTTCATTCTTATGTGACCAAAGCACAGCTGCAAATTTTGACACTTTAGATGTATCACACAATCAAATAAAGGGGCAACTCCCAGATTGTTGGAAATCAGTAAAGCAATTAGTGTTTCTTGATTTAAGCAGCAATAAATTGTCAGGGAAGATTCCTATGTCCATGGGCGCCCTTGTTAATATGGAAGCCTTGGTTCTACGAAACAATGGTTTAATGGGTGAGTTGCCTTCTTCTTTGAAGAATTGCAGCAGTTTATTTATGCTGGACCTGAGTGAAAATATGTTGTCTGGTCCAATACCATCATGGATTGGAGAAAGTATGCATCAATTGATAATCTTGAACATGCGAGGAAATCACCTCTCAGGAAATCTACCCTTTCATCTCTGTTATTTGAACCGTATTCAATTGTTGGATCTTTCAAGGAATAACTTGTCAAGTGGAATTCCATCCTGCTTAAAGAATTTGACTGCAATGTCTGAACAGACCATCAACTCAAATGACACTATGTCTAATATATATGGGAATGATAAGTCTTCCTTTGGAATTTATGGTTACATATTCCGAGATTATACGCTTGACATAACATGGATGTGGAAAGGTGTGGAACGGGGGTTCAAGGATCCAGAGTTAGAGCTCAAAAGCATTGATCTTTCTAGTAACAATTTAATGGGTGAAATACCAAAAGAGGTCGGATATTTGCTTGGGTTAGTTTCTTTGAATCTATCAAGAAACAATTTGAGTGGAGAAATTCCTTCTCAGATTGGGAATATAAGTTCACTTGAATCACTTGACTTGTCAAGTAATCACATCTCTGGGAGAATTCCTTCATCTCTTTCTGAAATTGATTATTTGGGAAAATTAGACTTGTCACACAACTCTCTTTCTGGAAGAATCCCATCAGGAAGACATTTTGAAACCTTTGAAGCCTCTTGTTTTGAAGGAAATATTGATCTTTGTGGCGAACAACTTAACAAAACTTGTCCTGGGGATGGAGATCAGACAACAAAAGAGCATCAAGAACCACCAGTCAAAGGTGATGATTCTGTTTTCTATGAGGGATTATACATGAGCTTGGGGATTGGATACTTCACTGGATTTTGGGGCTTATTAGGGCCATTACTACTGTGGCGTCCTTGGAGAATTGCTTACATGAGGTTTCTGAACAGATTAACAGACTATGTATATGTATGCTTATGGTGA